One Cydia amplana chromosome 18, ilCydAmpl1.1, whole genome shotgun sequence DNA segment encodes these proteins:
- the LOC134656411 gene encoding protein fem-1 homolog CG6966, whose product MSSVMWDLVPVRCRWIETLRHCGKTLLRRQRKILRRIKKVYLHSWRSADELNMLVGAKVGGATPLVIACRNGHYDVAEYLIERCKADIEQPGSVTFDGETIEGAPPLWCAAAAGHLPLVRLLVRAGACVNSTTRTHSTPLRAACFDGHYDIVKFLVESGADIEIANRHGHTCLMIACYKGHIRIAKYLLALNADVNRKSVKGNTALHDCAESGSLHILKMLLQHGATMDVDSYGMTPLLAASVTGHTHIVEHLINAENGLVTRQQRIDALELLGATYVDKRRDMVGALALWKRAMDDRFPSDGSPSIPKPKDVPRIEAYEWAAEPCDAAALRELLADPDAMRMQALVLRERILGPAHPDTSYYVRYRGAVYADAGRFARCRALWHHALDMQRAVLPPLSPLTQSSLYSFAELFAYMRAERARPPNRGRIVPPVTFEDIDPVFKKALSEIHRGMELLKSKLSIDREQTLTTLQRVLVISLHLAALLARLLEEPECTEEDSRAIHQAVYSLVKLDIKVRAGRSALHVACSAEAARARAARGVLGGGGAWLPAPGDAAPCQGALLQLMLRLGAVPHARDARGDTPLHLVCKLNPCPADVVRSLLEHGAHIDTVNYEGETPAEILKASNQTLASIINPLKYTTLKCLAARTVKNYKLPYRHVVPQCLHSTIINH is encoded by the exons GTGTACCTACACAGTTGGCGCTCCGCAGACGAGCTGAACATGTTGGTGGGTGCGAAGGTGGGCGGCGCCACGCCGCTGGTGATCGCCTGCAGGAACGGACACTACGACGTGGCCGAGTACCTCATCGAGAGGTGCAAGGCCGACATCGAGCAGCCTGGCTCAG TGACATTCGACGGCGAGACGATAGAGGGCGCCCCGCCGCTCTGGTGCGCGGCGGCCGCCGGCCACCTCCCCCTCGTGCGCCTTCTAGTCCGCGCTGGGGCGTGCGTCAACTCGACCACGCGCACGCACAGCACGCCGCTTCGCGCCGCCTGCTTCGACGGACATTATGACATCGTCAAGTTCCTAGTGGAGAGTGGGGCAG ATATAGAAATAGCGAATCGGCACGGCCACACGTGTCTAATGATAGCGTGCTACAAGGGTCACATCCGAATCGCCAAGTACCTGCTAGCGCTGAACGCCGATGTCAATAGGAAGAGTGTTAAAGGCAATACTGCACTACACGACTGCGCGGAGAGCGGGTCGCTACACATACTCAAGATGCTGTTACAACACGGTGCTACCATGGACGTTGACTCGTACG GTATGACTCCACTATTAGCAGCCTCAGTAACCGGCCACACACACATCGTAGAACATTTAATTAACGCAGAAAACGGCCTGGTCACACGACAGCAAAGGATCGACGCTTTAGAACTGTTGGGCGCCACATATGTTGACAAGAGGAGGGACATGGTCGGAGCGCTCGCGCTGTGGAAGAGGGCGATGGACGACCG GTTCCCATCGGACGGCAGTCCTTCAATCCCCAAGCCCAAAGACGTGCCCCGCATCGAGGCGTACGAATGGGCCGCGGAGCCTTGCGACGCTGCCGCCCTGAGGGAATTATTAGCTGACCCCGACGCAATGAGGATGCAGGCGCTAGTGCTTAGAGAAAGAATATTAG GGCCAGCGCACCCGGACACGTCGTACTACGTGCGCTACCGCGGCGCGGTGTACGCGGACGCGGGCCGCTTCGCCCGCTGCCGCGCGCTGTGGCACCACGCGCTCGACATGCAGCGCGCCGTGCTGCCGCCGCTCAGCCCGCTCACGCAGTCCAGCCTCTACTCCTTCGCCGAGCTGTTTGCGTACATGCGCGCCGAGCGCGCCCGCCCGCCCAACCGCG GTCGCATCGTCCCACCCGTCACATTTGAGGACATCGACCCAGTATTCAAAAAGGCTCTATCAGAAATCCACCGCGGCATGGAGCTACTCAAGTCAAAGCTTAGCATCGATAGGGAGCAGACCTTAACCACGCTACAGCGCGTCTTAGTAATATCACTACACTTAGCAGCTTTACTGGCGAGGCTATTGGAAGAACCGGAGTGTACTGAGGAAGATTCTAGGGCCATACATCAAGCTGTATATTCGCTGGTCAAGTTGGATATCAAG GTGCGCGCGGGGCGGTCGGCGCTGCACGTGGCGTGCTCGGCggaggcggcgcgcgcgcgcg CTGCACGTGGCGTGCTCGGCGGAGGCGGCGCGTGGCTGCCCGCGCCCGGCGACGCGGCGCCGTGCCAGGGCGCGCTGCTGCAGCTCATGCTGCGCCTCGGCGCCGTGCCGCACGCGCGCGACGCCCGGGGCGACACGCCGCTCCACCTCGTCTGCAAG CTAAACCCGTGCCCGGCCGACGTGGTCCGCTCCCTGCTCGAGCACGGCGCGCACATCGACACCGTCAACTATGAGGGCGAGACCCCCGCCGAGATCCTCAAGGCCTCCAACCAGACCCTCGCCTCCATCATCAACCCCCTAAAATACACCACGCTCAAATGCCTCGCCGCGCGCACGGTCAAGAACTACAAACTACCCTACAGACATGTCGTGCCGCAGTGCTTGCATTCTACCATTATCAACCATTGA